TTTTTGAAAACCTGAAGCCACTAAAAAGAGGTGGAAGCGAAGAGGAGTTTTACAGGATGTTCAACGGTCTTGAAGTCGTCCCGATTGGGTTTGCCGGTGAGGTCAGCGATTTAATCGATAAGGGCAGGGGTATCGAGGTGAACCGCTATCTGGTGCCGATTCCCTACTGGAAGTTCTTTGCATTGAAGAACAGCCTTGGAGAAGTCTTCAACTACGATAGGAAACACCGTCTGATTATAGCCAACCTGAAGTACAGCCATGATCTTGGACTTCTTGATGAGGTTGAAGAGGAGGAGATCCTGTGATTGCAGATAAATCCCTCACAGGTAGGGTTGGAACGGATAAGCGTCGGAGTTTGGAGGTGGCCTATCCTGAAGAAGATCTCCGCATCCGCGGCATAGAGATAAACTACCTCTTCGTCTGCCCCACGAAGCTCTGGTACTTCTCAAGGGGCATCACAATGGAGCAGGAAAGCGAATACGTCGATCTCGGCAGGTTCCTTCACGAGAGGAGCTACTTCAATGAGGAGAAGGATGTGAATATCGGCTTCATAAACATCGATTTCATCAAGAGGGGCGACATCGTTGAAGTCCACGAGGTCAAGAAGGGTAGGAGCATGGAGAAGGCCCACGAGATGCAGGCGCTCTACTACCTTTACTACCTCAGGAAGTTCGGAATAAACGCTAAGGCTTTCCTGAACTATCCAAAGCTCAGGGAAACGAAGGAGCTGAGCCTCGAGGGAAGGGAAGCTGAGGTGGAGGAAGCCATCCGGGAGGTTGAGAGGATAAAGTCCCTGCCGGAGCCTCCCGCTCCCGTAAAGAGAAGGGCGTGTAAGAAGTGCGCCTATTACGAACTCTGCTGGGTGTGAAAGATGAGGAAGCGCTCGATAACCCTTCTTTCGGATGGAACCCTCTTCAGGAAGGAGAACACCCTCTACTTTGAGAACGCCCGTGGAAGAAAGCCCCTCGCGATAGAGGGGATCTACGACATCTACATCTACGGCCACGTGAACGTAAGCTCGCAGGCCCTTCACTTTCTGGCCCAGAATGGCATAGCCCTTCACTTCTTCAACCACTACGGCTACTACGACGGCTCCTTCTATCCGAGGGAAAGTCTGCACTCCGGCGATCTGGTCGTCAGACAGGCTGAACATTATCTTGACACGGCAAAGCGCCTGAAACTTGCGAGGCTTTTCGTCCGGGGAAGTGCGCTGAACATGGAGAAGAATCTAAAGCGCTGGAAAACAGATGGCGACTTTTCCGACCTTTTGAGGGAACTCCTCGAGGAACTCGAAGGGGCGGAAAAGCTAACCGAGGTCATGAACGTCGAGGCGAGGATACGGGAGGGCTATTACTCGAGGTGGGACGAGCACATGCCCGAGGGGTTCAGAATAGTAAAGCGATTGAGGAGGCCGCCGGGGAACGAGATGAACGCCCTGATAAGCTTCCTAAACTCGAGGCTCTACGCGACGATAGTTTCGGAGCTCTACAACACGCAGCTGGTTCCGACGGTTAGCTACCTTCACGAGCCGGCCGAGAGGAGGTTTTCTCTGGCGCTCGACCTGAGCGAGATCTTCAAGCCCATAATCGTCGACCGCATCGCCACCAGACTGGTGAAGCAGGGGATAATCGGGGAAGAGCACTTCAGGGAAGAGCTCAACGGCGTTCTGCTCAACGACGAAGGGAAGAAAAGGGTCCTAAAAGCCTTCAACGCGGAGATGACGGGCAGCGTAAAGCATCCAAAACTCGGGAAGAACGTTACGAAGCAGCGCCTGATAAGGCTCGAAGCCTATAAACTAATCAAGCACCTCGTTGGCGTTAGGGAGTACGAGCCGCTGGTGGCGTGGTTTTAAGGCTGTTCAGTAATATCTAAACACACTGGAATTTTCCTTTTTCAGACCGGTGAGCAGTTGCAGGACATCTTCCGAACCGTAACGATTGCAGTGTGTTTAGTTTTTTCTAAACATTTTACGTTTCCTAATAAACACTTTTTAGCGAAAAGCTTATTAAACCTTACTTTCCATTGTTATTGAGGTGATTCCATGTCGAAGTATGAAGGGATAGTGAAAATGCTGAGGTTCTTCGTCCAGACGAAGAACTTCGGCTACGTGGACAGAATCGGGAACGCCCTGAACCCTGAATCCGTGGAAGTGGCACTTTTTGAAGCCATTAGAGCCTTCAGGTCCATAAGGGAGAGTGCATCCGTCGATAGTGAAGGCAGAAGATACGTGGAGAAGGAGGGCAAAAAAATCCCTGTACCGGGCATTCCCTCTGAAGAGGAAATCAAAGCTTTTCTCGAGGATGTGCGTTCTGATGTGGGGGTTGCCAAGAGGATCTCAACGCTGGCTCTCGCGTATCCCTCAAAGAAGAAAACCAACGGAGGTGATGAATGATGTTTTTGAGCCTTGGGGTTAGGTTTGAGGCAAACGTGGAAGCCCTGAACATGGTGGAAACGGCCGGCAACTACGGGAAGCACAGACGCGTCCCGTACCTCGTGGAGGAGGATGGAAAACTTAAGACCGTTTACGTCCCGGCAATAAGTGGAGAAAGCCTGGCACATGCCTATCAGGAGCATCTCGTCCGGGAGGCCCTGTCGCTTAACCTTCCCGTGTGTGATGACTGCAGAAAGGGAGAATTCTTCAAGTCCATGAACAGGGTCCACCTCCAGAAGAAGGTCGATCCCATCCCAGACGATCCTAAGAGGATAGAAGAAGCCATAGTGAAATCTTGTGTCGTCGAGGACGTTGGGGGATTTCTCTACGCTGAAAAGCCACCGGTAAGAAGAAGCTCTGCGTTTCAGGTCAGCTACGCACTCCCCGTCAAGTCCACGGCACTCTTCGCCACGTCCGAGCCTCAGCTTCACGCGAGGCATGCGCAGATGGATGCTTCAAGCAAAAAGGGCAACGCCTCGGAGCAGATGATATACTACGTCGAAACGGGCACGGCACTTTACGGGTTCACGTTCAACCTCGACCTCGACGCCATCGGGGTGAGCGCAATAACTGCAGAGCCGATACTCGAGAAGGAGGATATAAAAGCGAGGCGCGAAGCGGCCCTCAAATCCCTCTTCAGAATGCTCTCCTCCTCGCAGTTCGGGGCAAAGCTCTCGCGCTTCTTCCCTGTGGGAGGCATAACCGAGCTCGTGGTTACCGTTACGGAGCACCCCTTCGTGGTCACATCGCCGATATACGACGACTACGTTGAAAAGACCCGGAGAAGGCTGGATGTCCTGAAGGGCTTCAACGAATCCACATATTTAGCCACCACAGAGGACGGGAAGGTCCCGGAGGAAGTCCTGAAGGAAGTGATCGACCACCTGAATGACGGGGAAACCCTCTGAGGTGATCCCCTTGACCAAATTTTTTAAGGTCACCCTGCGGCCTACGGGGATAATAGCCCTCCGCTCCCTGCCCCAGAGCAAGATGAGGATGGCACTGCGCTACGTTCCACCCACCACGCTGATCGGTGCCGTGGCCTACCCCCTCCTCCACCAGAAGGGGAACAGAAGGGAGACGATCTACGAAGGGAAAACCTTCAGAAGCGCCGCGGAGGAGGTCCTGAACCTGTTCACGTGGGTAACCGTGAAGACGTCTGTAAAGCCCATGCTCTACGGTTCGCTCCTGAAGATCAACACCCTGTACCGTGGAAAGGCCCAGAGCGCCGTCACCTCCTTTCCCTTGGGGGTTATGTACGGTGCATTTAACCCGGAGATAACTGCCGTCTACCTCCTCAACGAAGAGGCGCTCTCTGGGAGCAGTTACAGCCTGAAGGACATTGAAAGGGCCCTCTGGGGGATAACAAGGCTCGGTTCGAGGGAATCGGTTGTGAGCGTTGAAGGGGTTGAATCCGGAAAGGCGAAGATCGGGGAAGCCAGCATC
The window above is part of the Thermococcus sp. P6 genome. Proteins encoded here:
- the cas4 gene encoding CRISPR-associated protein Cas4, whose amino-acid sequence is MEVAYPEEDLRIRGIEINYLFVCPTKLWYFSRGITMEQESEYVDLGRFLHERSYFNEEKDVNIGFINIDFIKRGDIVEVHEVKKGRSMEKAHEMQALYYLYYLRKFGINAKAFLNYPKLRETKELSLEGREAEVEEAIREVERIKSLPEPPAPVKRRACKKCAYYELCWV
- the cas1b gene encoding type I-B CRISPR-associated endonuclease Cas1b gives rise to the protein MRKRSITLLSDGTLFRKENTLYFENARGRKPLAIEGIYDIYIYGHVNVSSQALHFLAQNGIALHFFNHYGYYDGSFYPRESLHSGDLVVRQAEHYLDTAKRLKLARLFVRGSALNMEKNLKRWKTDGDFSDLLRELLEELEGAEKLTEVMNVEARIREGYYSRWDEHMPEGFRIVKRLRRPPGNEMNALISFLNSRLYATIVSELYNTQLVPTVSYLHEPAERRFSLALDLSEIFKPIIVDRIATRLVKQGIIGEEHFREELNGVLLNDEGKKRVLKAFNAEMTGSVKHPKLGKNVTKQRLIRLEAYKLIKHLVGVREYEPLVAWF
- the csa5 gene encoding type I-A CRISPR-associated protein Csa5, with translation MSKYEGIVKMLRFFVQTKNFGYVDRIGNALNPESVEVALFEAIRAFRSIRESASVDSEGRRYVEKEGKKIPVPGIPSEEEIKAFLEDVRSDVGVAKRISTLALAYPSKKKTNGGDE
- the cas7a gene encoding type I-A CRISPR-associated protein Cas7/Csa2 codes for the protein MFLSLGVRFEANVEALNMVETAGNYGKHRRVPYLVEEDGKLKTVYVPAISGESLAHAYQEHLVREALSLNLPVCDDCRKGEFFKSMNRVHLQKKVDPIPDDPKRIEEAIVKSCVVEDVGGFLYAEKPPVRRSSAFQVSYALPVKSTALFATSEPQLHARHAQMDASSKKGNASEQMIYYVETGTALYGFTFNLDLDAIGVSAITAEPILEKEDIKARREAALKSLFRMLSSSQFGAKLSRFFPVGGITELVVTVTEHPFVVTSPIYDDYVEKTRRRLDVLKGFNESTYLATTEDGKVPEEVLKEVIDHLNDGETL
- the cas5a gene encoding type I-A CRISPR-associated protein Cas5a; translation: MIPLTKFFKVTLRPTGIIALRSLPQSKMRMALRYVPPTTLIGAVAYPLLHQKGNRRETIYEGKTFRSAAEEVLNLFTWVTVKTSVKPMLYGSLLKINTLYRGKAQSAVTSFPLGVMYGAFNPEITAVYLLNEEALSGSSYSLKDIERALWGITRLGSRESVVSVEGVESGKAKIGEASIVETSYAFPFRRVEVEGRGTLQSVVEWRSGIGEHSTAKRMAMFYPEGSVKVRGDLRTAEVEGEVLILDS